GCTGATTAATATTTGTAGAAAGACCTCCGATATTAAAAATATTTATTGGAAAGCCGAGGTATTTTGACTCGATTTTATGTTCCAGAAAAACTCTCAAAAACCATTCATGATCACTTACGATTTTATAATTTGTGTCAAAGTTGCCGTATTTAGAGAAAGCCGACTTTTTATAAAAACATCCCGGCTGACAGGGCGTGTTTTTCATCAGGTAAATTTTATTAAACTTATTATGTTTTTGTATGCAAATAGTTCCTGTTTGTTTATTTAGTACTGCTATATCTCCATAAATCACTTCTGCTTGAGAATCTTCTGCATTTTCGGCAACCAGTTTCAGAATATTTTCATGCAAAAATTGATCGTCAGAATTTAAAAAAAACAAATAATCTCCTGTCGCATGCTTAATTCCAGAGTTCATTGCATCATAAAGTCCATTATCAGGCTCACTGATAATAGTAGAAATTTTATCGCTGTATTTATTGACAATATTTAAAGTATTATCAGTAGAAACACCGTCAATTATTATATATTCAAAATTTTTATAAGTTTGGTTAATAACGCTAAGAATGGCGTTTTCAATAGATTTTTCAGAGTTTTTACAAACAGTGATTATTGAGAATTTCATTAAATAATTAATCTCCCATTTGCTGCATTAATAACTGCCCGTTACTGTCAATAGTTCCCGAAACGCTACCCTTAAAGTAACCTACAAATAGACTTGGATTCAATTTCAACAATGCTACTCCCATTACAATCGCAACTAGTGCTGAAACCAGTAAAAATTCCTGTAGAGATTGACCATAATTTCTTTGAGAGGTTTTTTTTAGAATTTTCATTAATTTAACTCGCATATTTTATTAAATTAAAAAATTATTTTGCTAAAATCTGCAATATTTAAAAATTTATCTCTCAAAATCCCGAGAAGATTTAGCCTGTTTTGTTTAATTTGCTCGTCATTGTCCATTACCAGCACTTTATCAAAAAAGTTTTCTATTTTTGGAATACAGTCTTCAAGATTTTTAACCAGTTGATTATAATCATTACTGTTATCAATTTTAGAAACATATTCCCATAATTCTTTTTCTGCATCTATTACAAATAAATCTGATTTTACTTTTGGGTCAAACTTCTGATTTTTGATAATTCTGATTATTCTGTTTGCTGATTCGTGAAATGCTTTATAAGAATCTTTTTTTAACAATTCGTTTACTGTCTCAACTCTTGTGATCAAGTCAGAGAGGTTTTCCAGAGAATCCTTTGCAGAAAGTGCAGCTTCTACTACATCATGTTTATATTTTTCCGTTAACTGATTTTTTAGCCTTTGAACAATAAATTCTTTTATATCATTAATAAATTTATCTTTATTTTCTATATCCAAAGGCTGGACATAAAGAGTTTTTTCTACCAGCAATGATAAATTAATATCCAGTTTTTTATCAATTATTGTATTAATTATACCAAGTGCTGCTCTTCTTAAGCCAAGTGGATCAGCCGAGCCTGTTGGTGCTTTCCCCAGTGCAAAGACTCCGCAGATTGTATCAATTTTGTCAGCTATGCCTACTACTTGCCCTGTAATAGTATTAGCAAGTTCTCCTTCAGAAGAGATGGGCATATAATGTTCTCTTATCCCTTTTGCGATAAGCTCGTCTTCTCCGTTTAATTTAGCATAATCACCGCCAATAATCCCTTGCAGCTCTGTAAATTCTCTAACCATTGTGGTTACTAAGTCTGCTTTGCACAATTCTGCTGTTCTTATTGCTTTTAAAGTCGTTTCATCTTCAAGTTTTAAATCACATCCTATAAATCCTGAAATTTGCTTTATTCTCTGTGTTTTATCAAAAAGATTTCCGAGTCCTTTTTGGAAAGTCACACCTTTTAAATCGTCCACTCTTTGGACTAAAGTCTTTTTAGTATCTTCTTTGTAGAAGAAAATTGCATCATCCAGCCTTGGTTTTACCACTTTTTCGTTGCCTTTTCTGATATTATCAAGGTTTGACTCATCATGATTTGCTATGGTTATGAAATAATTTAGCAATTTTCCTTCTTTATTATAAATAGGAAAATATCTTTGATGATGCGCAAGCACGCATACAATTACATCATTTGTAATCTCGAGATATTTCTCGTCAAAACTTCCAATTACAGGCGTTGGCCACTCAACAAGATTTGTTACTTCATCAAGGAGTTCAGCGGGAATCTCCGGCACGCCGCCTTTTGAGGTAGCAGCTTTATTAATTAAATTAACTATTTCCTGTTTTCTTCTTTGAGGATCAGCTATAACTTGTGCTTTATAAAGATTTTCAAGATAAGTATCAGGATTATCTATTTTTACCTGTTTATTTTCAGAAAATCTATGACCTCTTGAATATTGAGAAGACTCAGCATTGCCGATTTTAATTTTTACTTCTTTATCATCAAGAATAGAAACAATCCATCTGATTGGGCGTGAGAACTTTATTTCAAAGTCAGCCCATCTCATAAAACGTCCGCCTTGAATACTTAAGATAATTTCCGGAATAATATTTTTCAGAACTTCTTCAGTAGGCTTACCATCCTGTTTTATGGAAGCATATAAATATTCCACGCCTGCAATTTCTTTTTTTGAAAGTATATCCGGATTAATACCCTGCTTTTTGGCAAAACCAAGAGCTGCATTTGTCAAATTTCCACTTGCATCAAAAGCAATGTTTGCAGGCGGACCTTTAATTTCTGTTGTAAGATCAGGCTGTGACTCAGATATACTGTTGACTATTACACATAATCTTCTTGGTGTTCCATAAGTTATTATATCTTTGAATTCAATTTTATTTTCTTCAAGAACTTTTGTCAGTGATTCTTTTAGTTGATTTAAAGCTGAAGAAATAAATTTATAGGGTAATTCTTCGGTTCCAATTTCTAATAAGTATTTCTTTGTCACTATTTTGACCTTTCAATATATTCATTGCAAAACTTTAAAAAATTATTTTCCAACAATGCCTACAAGAGGAGAAGATGCGCTCGCATATGCCTTTATTGGAATTCTACCTGCGTTATAAGCCATTCTTCCAGCTTCTACACCAAGCTTAAACGCTTCCGCCATTTTAACCGGATTTTCTGCAAGTGCTATAGCAGTATTTACAAGTACACAGTCAGCACCCATTTCCATAACCTGCGCTGCTTCAGACGGAACTCCAAGTCCTGCATCAACGACAACAGGAATATTTGATTGTTCAATGATTATTTTGATATTTTCTGCTGTTTTTATCCCCTGACCGGTGCCTATAGGAGAAGCAAGCGGCATAACTGTTGCACATCCAATATCTTCCAAATGTTTTGCAAGTAGTGGATCGGCATTTATGTACGGGAGGACAACAAAATCTTCTTCAATAAGTCTTTTCGCTGCTTCAAGTGTTGCAATAGGGTCGGGTAAAAGATATTTAGCATCAGGAATAACTTCTAGTTTTATCCAGTTATTTATACCCATTGCTTTTGAAAGTCTTGCCACTCTTAAAGCTTCATCTACAGTTTGACAGCCTGCAGTATTTGGGAGTATCCAGTATTTGTTTGTATCAATATAGTTCATTATCCCTACATGCCCCGGTGCGCATGAATCAACCCTTCTTATTGCAACGGTAATAATTTCTGCACCACTGGCAATATGAGCCTGTTTCATTACTTCAAAGTCATTAAACTTGCCTGTTCCTAACATCAGGCGGGAATTAAACGTTTTTCCTGCAATTGTTATAGACATAATTAAATTCACCTTTTTAGTTTTAATTTGATTCTTACTTTTGAGGTATAAAAAATTTTTTATACCAGCTTTATTACTAATAAGATACAACGTAAAAACTCTCAATTCAAAGATTTTTTTATTATATCTTTTCAAAAAAACAATTCGAATTTCATAATATATATTTGAAGATATATAACCAATAAATAAAATAAATTTAACGAAAGAGATTTTTTAAGTATTAAAAGCTTTTAGCCATATTGTAACAAAATATTAAGTCAATTATGTCAAATTTAGCAATTTTTGCGAGTATCTACTCTTTATATATATAAGAGATATAAAGCATACACAAACACTAATAAAACAAGATTTTAGCATTAATAGATAACATAAAAGGAGTACTACTATGGGTATTGCTGCAAGTCAAGCACGTTTAACAATGATTACCGCTCGTCAAAGTGATTTAGAATTCCAAATGCAATCAATTTCACAACAAAGAAGTGTACTAGCTTTGCAGGCTGCACAATCACAGGATACAAACTCAAGTCAATCTGCACAATTACAAGCAGTAGATAAACAACTTGAATCTAAAATGCTGCAACTTCAAACACAACAAAAAATGGTTAATACAGAGTATGATTCAGTAAAGAAAACAATGGATGACAGCATTACAAGATCATTTAAAACATTAGCATAAATAAAATTTAAATAATTCAAACAAAAAGCCCTCTAAATTTGATTAGAAGGCTTTTTGTTTTTGTCTCATGCAAGTCTAATTGTAAATAAAGTTTAAGATTATTTAAAAAGCTGAAATTTAATATTTTTAAAAGGTTTATATATATTAGCGGGGTTTTTATTTAGTTTAATTTTGGTTTTATCTAAATATATAATAGAGGAGGAGATTTATGAGTATTGGCGCAATAGATTCTTTTGGCAGTACAACACAGGCTAACACAAATTTTAACACGGGTATTCTTCAGTTGCTGATGTCACTTTTGTCAAATCAAAATGCTTTAAGCTCCCAGAATACAGCTAATATTTTCGGAACTGCAGACTATAATAATTTATTAGGGTCTAGCAGTAATTCAGGAGTTAACAGTATTTTTAATAGCGCAACTATTCCAACAAACTCAAGCACAATAGATTCATTGACATTAAATTCCCGTCCAACTGCTGATGAAGAAAAAATGCTTGCAAGCGGATATGCGTCTTACGTTAAAACAGCATTAGATACAAAAATCCCATCTATGAAAGCAAAAAAATAAATCATAATTTATTTCAACTAATTTTCTATAATTTTTTAAAAAAAACAATAACGAGAGCGAATATTTCGAGCTTGTTATTGTTTTTTATATATCAAAATTCATTAATATTTAGACCTTTATGTTAATATATTTATTAAATTCAGGAGGTTTTCGATATTTATGAGTAGATATGTAAATATAAAAATTAAAAACTTATTATTCTTAACAGCAACTTTGTTTGCATTTATATCTATAAATAGCACTGCTTATGCTCAAATACCTGATGTGGATTTCCAAACAACCCCTGATATAAACTCATTTCAGCAATATACAGATGAAAGTGATGTTTATTATAAGAATGGCATGGAATTTCTTAACTCCAAGCAATACACAAAAGCCATTGATTCTTTCGAAAAAGCTTTAAGCCTCGCTCCTGACAGAACAACTACAAGAATTAATCTTGCTGTTACTTATATAAATAGGGGAACATATTTTTATAATCAATTAAAAGACTTTGACAAATCAGCCAGCGACTACAGAAACGCTATTTATCTCTTAAAATACGACAATTTTGTTCCGACTTCTGATATGGCTGCTAAAAACCTTGCTGTGGTCAAAGCTGACCTTGATAACATTTACAAGGATGCCCAAGTAGCCTCGACAAAATCATCAAGGCTGAGAATAGCAAGAGAATTAAGAGGACAGGGAAAATTCAAAGAGGCTTTAGTCGAATTTTATGAATCGTTAGAAGGAAATCAAACTGATTTTCCTATTTACACAGCTATAGCTGATATATCATCTGTTCTTCAAAATGAAAAAACTGCCATAAAATACTACCGGAAAGCTATTGAATATAATACGAATAATGCTGATCTTCATTTAAAACTTGCACAATCTTTAAATAATTCGGGCGACAGCGAAAACGCTGTAAAAGAATTTAATATTGCCCTAAAAACAACAAAAAAAGAAGATCAAGCTGAAGTTTTACAAGATTTAGAAAATTTATGGGTAAAAAAGCTTCAAGACAACCCCCAAGACGCTTCAGCACACATGAATTTAGGAGTTGTGCTTCAAAAAAAAGGGGATTTTGACGGAGCTTTAAAAGAATACCAGTTTGCTGAAGAAATAAATCCAAACGATATAACAACAAGGTTAAATATTGGAACTTTGTGTCAGGCAAAAAAAGATTATACTACTGCCATCAACGCTTATAATACAATTCTTCAAGTCAATCCCGATAATTTATGGGCTCATTATTACAAAGGAACTGCCTTAAGAGATATGGGGCAGCTTGATGATGCCATTAAGGAATTTCAGTTTGTCTTAAATAAAGATGCTTCAAATACTAACGCAAAAGAGGCACTCTTTGATACTGTAAAAATGTTTCCTGATAATCAGGATGTATCAGCCATATTCAAAACTTTTGCGGATAATAATCCTACAGATGCGATTGCTCAATATAAATACGGGTTTCATTTGCATTCTTTGAAAAGATTAGATGAAGCTTTTGAATATTACAAAAAAACTATTGCACTTGATCCAAAATTTGCTGATGCTTATTTAAACATGGCCGTTATGTATAAAGAAAAAAATCAAACTAATAACGCTATTTCTTCACTACAAAACGGGCTAAAATCCGCACCAAAAAACCAGAAATTAAAAGAAATGCTCTCTTCTCTCAATTCTCAAACGGTAACATCAAGGTACCAAAATGCCCTTAACAAGCATAATCAAGGAAAATATGACGAAGCAATAAAAGAATATTTAAGTATAATTCAGATAAGCGAACCTGATGCTGACCTTTATATAAATCTAGGAGCAGCTTATCAGGCTTCTAAAAAACTAAATGACGCCGCAGGTGCATATATCAAAGCTACGCAAATAGACAGTAAAAATTCAACAGCTTTATACTATTTAGGAACTGTTTATTCTGCGCAGGGAAAAAACGAAGAAGCTTCCAAAGCTTACAGGAAAGCGCTTGTTTTAGATCCTGAAAATAAAGATATTAAGCAGGCATTAAAAGATTCTAATCAATCAATTAAGGATAGTTCCCTGCAAACAGGCATAAATGAATACAATAAAGGCAAATACAGTGAAGCTTTATTGATATTTAACACTCTTTCAATGAAAGACCCAAACAACGGAAATGTTTATTATTACAGAGGAATGGTCTATGATGCCCTCAAAAAATATCAATTAGCTATTGCAGATTATAAATTAACAATAAAATTCAGCCCTGATCTCTCTTATGCTTATTACGCAATTGCTGTTGATTATGATACACTCAGGAATTATCCTGAAGCTAAGAAATGGTACAGCTTTTTTATAATTAAATCCATTAATAAATCAGACCAGTACGTAAAATATGCCAGAGACAGAATTAAACAGATTTAACAAAAATATGCAAACAGAAAAACTTATAAATACAGACTCTTTAAAAATTGGTAGCCTTAAACTTAAAAGTAAAGTTGTTGCTGCGCCTATGGCAGGGATTACAGATACTGTACTAAGGCAAATGATAAGAATGTTTTCCAAAGATTGCCTTTTAATGAGCGAAATGCTTAGCTCTGAAGCACTTAAATTCAATAAAGAACAGAAAATTCTTTTATACGACAAAACTGAATATCCTTTGTCTTTTCAGGTGTCAGGGCATAAACCTGAATTAATGGCGGAAGGCGCAAAAAAGCTTGAGCCTTTTGCACAAATTATTGATATAAATATGGGCTGTCCTGCTCCTAAAATAGTTAAAAACGGCGATGGGGCAAAGCTTATGACAGACCTACCTCTTGCTTCTTCAATTATTAAAGCAGTTAAAAAGTCCGTGAGTATTCCTGTTACAGTAAAATGCAGATTAGGCTGGGATTGCAATTCTAAAAACTATATAGAATTTGCTAAAATGGTTGAGGATTGCGGAGCAGACGGGATTATCGTCCATGGCCGCACAAAATCACAGATGTATAACGGTAAAGCTAATTGGGAAGAAATAGGTAAAGTTAAACGGGCGGTAAAAATTCCTGTAATAGGAAACGGAGATATAGATTCGCCTCAAAAAGCCAGAGAATGCCTCGAACATTCGGGTTGTGACGGTATCGCTATCGGTCGGGCAATTATGGGCGATCCGGGATTAATCGGAAGGATAGAAAAGTATATTTCAACGGGAGAATTACAGCCTGAGCCCTCTCAAAAAGAAAAACTTGAAATTGCTTTGCTTCACTGCAATAAAGAGATTGAACATATGAAAAATGAACTTAACGGGATTAAATTTATGCGAAAGTTTTTTGCTCATTATGTTACCGGGATCAGAGATGCTGCAACCTACAGGGCTGATTTAGTCCGATGTAGCAAACTTTCTGAAGTTGAAGAAATTTTTACCCGAATATTACAAAATTAAACGGTTGTTATAAATTTCAGAATTTCTCTATCTTAAGATTTTGCCTAATATTACTGCTTTAAAGTTTATGCTCTTGCAATAAATACGGATAATGTAGAGCCTTCTGGTATACTTTTTGCTAATCCTGACAAAATTTCAGGCTCACTTTTAGCAGTCTGCGAAATTAAAGTATTATTATTAATAAAAACATCGCAACCATTATACTTAAGCGTTCCTGATAAATATTTAGTGTCTTTTATCGGGTCTACTTGAAGAGATATATTTTTTGAGTCCATTAATTCTTTTAGTCTTTCCGGAGAAATACCAAAACTTAAAGATTTTTTTTGTGGAACTTGTCTATTCAAAACTGAATTTAAATTAAGCACCTTTACTTTTCCTTTC
The window above is part of the bacterium genome. Proteins encoded here:
- a CDS encoding glycosyltransferase family 2 protein, whose translation is MKFSIITVCKNSEKSIENAILSVINQTYKNFEYIIIDGVSTDNTLNIVNKYSDKISTIISEPDNGLYDAMNSGIKHATGDYLFFLNSDDQFLHENILKLVAENAEDSQAEVIYGDIAVLNKQTGTICIQKHNKFNKIYLMKNTPCQPGCFYKKSAFSKYGNFDTNYKIVSDHEWFLRVFLEHKIESKYLGFPINIFNIGGLSTNINQQEKLTLERNNMLDKYFTKFQRLSYEFISKKCRSLSVMPVISNLLDIFFRFKIR
- the glyS gene encoding glycine--tRNA ligase subunit beta, with the translated sequence MTKKYLLEIGTEELPYKFISSALNQLKESLTKVLEENKIEFKDIITYGTPRRLCVIVNSISESQPDLTTEIKGPPANIAFDASGNLTNAALGFAKKQGINPDILSKKEIAGVEYLYASIKQDGKPTEEVLKNIIPEIILSIQGGRFMRWADFEIKFSRPIRWIVSILDDKEVKIKIGNAESSQYSRGHRFSENKQVKIDNPDTYLENLYKAQVIADPQRRKQEIVNLINKAATSKGGVPEIPAELLDEVTNLVEWPTPVIGSFDEKYLEITNDVIVCVLAHHQRYFPIYNKEGKLLNYFITIANHDESNLDNIRKGNEKVVKPRLDDAIFFYKEDTKKTLVQRVDDLKGVTFQKGLGNLFDKTQRIKQISGFIGCDLKLEDETTLKAIRTAELCKADLVTTMVREFTELQGIIGGDYAKLNGEDELIAKGIREHYMPISSEGELANTITGQVVGIADKIDTICGVFALGKAPTGSADPLGLRRAALGIINTIIDKKLDINLSLLVEKTLYVQPLDIENKDKFINDIKEFIVQRLKNQLTEKYKHDVVEAALSAKDSLENLSDLITRVETVNELLKKDSYKAFHESANRIIRIIKNQKFDPKVKSDLFVIDAEKELWEYVSKIDNSNDYNQLVKNLEDCIPKIENFFDKVLVMDNDEQIKQNRLNLLGILRDKFLNIADFSKIIF
- a CDS encoding tetratricopeptide repeat protein: MSRYVNIKIKNLLFLTATLFAFISINSTAYAQIPDVDFQTTPDINSFQQYTDESDVYYKNGMEFLNSKQYTKAIDSFEKALSLAPDRTTTRINLAVTYINRGTYFYNQLKDFDKSASDYRNAIYLLKYDNFVPTSDMAAKNLAVVKADLDNIYKDAQVASTKSSRLRIARELRGQGKFKEALVEFYESLEGNQTDFPIYTAIADISSVLQNEKTAIKYYRKAIEYNTNNADLHLKLAQSLNNSGDSENAVKEFNIALKTTKKEDQAEVLQDLENLWVKKLQDNPQDASAHMNLGVVLQKKGDFDGALKEYQFAEEINPNDITTRLNIGTLCQAKKDYTTAINAYNTILQVNPDNLWAHYYKGTALRDMGQLDDAIKEFQFVLNKDASNTNAKEALFDTVKMFPDNQDVSAIFKTFADNNPTDAIAQYKYGFHLHSLKRLDEAFEYYKKTIALDPKFADAYLNMAVMYKEKNQTNNAISSLQNGLKSAPKNQKLKEMLSSLNSQTVTSRYQNALNKHNQGKYDEAIKEYLSIIQISEPDADLYINLGAAYQASKKLNDAAGAYIKATQIDSKNSTALYYLGTVYSAQGKNEEASKAYRKALVLDPENKDIKQALKDSNQSIKDSSLQTGINEYNKGKYSEALLIFNTLSMKDPNNGNVYYYRGMVYDALKKYQLAIADYKLTIKFSPDLSYAYYAIAVDYDTLRNYPEAKKWYSFFIIKSINKSDQYVKYARDRIKQI
- the dusB gene encoding tRNA dihydrouridine synthase DusB yields the protein MPETELNRFNKNMQTEKLINTDSLKIGSLKLKSKVVAAPMAGITDTVLRQMIRMFSKDCLLMSEMLSSEALKFNKEQKILLYDKTEYPLSFQVSGHKPELMAEGAKKLEPFAQIIDINMGCPAPKIVKNGDGAKLMTDLPLASSIIKAVKKSVSIPVTVKCRLGWDCNSKNYIEFAKMVEDCGADGIIVHGRTKSQMYNGKANWEEIGKVKRAVKIPVIGNGDIDSPQKARECLEHSGCDGIAIGRAIMGDPGLIGRIEKYISTGELQPEPSQKEKLEIALLHCNKEIEHMKNELNGIKFMRKFFAHYVTGIRDAATYRADLVRCSKLSEVEEIFTRILQN